The Candidatus Hydrogenedentota bacterium DNA segment ACAACATGGCGTATAACACACCTTAACCTTGCGCCAAATCTTGGGTTAAATGTTGTTTTCGCCCCTCCTTTTTGATATACTAACGTGTCTTTCCACTGCACCCAAAACATGCCTGAGGTGCGTACAAGGTAAATCAAATGGCTGAAAAGACTTACACCGGCGACAATATCCAAATTCTCGAAGGGCTCGCGGCCGTTCGTAAACGGCCCGCCATGTACATCGGCGACACGGGCACGCGCGGCCTTCATCACCTCGTGTACGAGGTCGTCGACAACAGCATCGACGAGGCTCTGGCGGGGTATTGTTCGCGCGTCGACGTGAAGGTTCACATCGACAATACCATTAGCGTTATCGACGACGGACGCGGCATTCCGGTCGACAAAAGCCCGCGTTTCAAAGGCAAGACTGCGCTCGAAGTCGTCTTGACGGTGTTGCACGCCGGCGGTAAGTTCGACAATGAAAGCTATAAAGTCTCGGGTGGTCTGCACGGCGTTGGCGTGTCGTGCGTGAATGCGTTGTCCGAATGGCTGGAGGCCGAGGTCAAAAAGGACGGCCAAGTTCACTTCATGTCGTTCAAGCGCGGCGTTCCCGTCGGGCCCCTTGAAGTTCGCGGCAAGACGAAGTCGACCGGCACCCGCATCACCTTCAAGCCCGACGGCGACATGTTCGAGGACACGACGTTCAACGCCGCCACGCTCCTGACGCGTCTGCGGGAACTGGCGTTCCTCAACAAGAACGTCAAGATTGTCTTCGAAGACGAACGCACCGATGCCGAAGCGGAAGTCCTCCAATACAAGGGCGGCATCATCGAGTTTGTCTCGTACCTCAACGCAAACAAAGAAGCGCTGCACCGTAAACCCATCTATCTCGAACTGGAGAAGGACTCGGTTCAGTGCGAAGTCTCGATGCAATACACCACGTCCTACTCGGACGTGATCATGAGCTTCGCGAACAACATCAACACGCACGAAGGCGGCACGCACCTGAGCGGGTTCAAGACCGCGCTCACCAAGGCCATTAACGACTACGCGAAGAAGAACAACCTTCTCAAAAAGAACGACTACGCCATCACCGGCGACGACACGCGCGAAGGCCTGACGGCAATCATTTCCGTTCGCCTGCACAATCCCCAGTTTGAAGGCCAGACCAAGATGAAGTTGGGGAACAGCGAGGTGCAGGGCATCGTAAACTCGATGGTTTACGAAGGGCTACAAACGTACTTCGAAGAAAACCCGACGGTCGCCAATCGTATCGTGAGCAAGTGCACCGATGCGGCGCGCGCCCGCGAAGCCGCTCGCAAGGCCAAAGAGCTAACGCGCCGCAAGGGCGCGCTCGACTCCTGGTCGCTTCCCGGCAAGCTGGCCGACTGTTCCGAAAAGGATCCCTCGTTGTGTGAACTGTACATCGTCGAGGGTGACAGTGCGGGCGGTTCCGCCAAGCAGGGCCGCGACCGGAAGTATCAGGCGATCCTTCCCATTCGAGGCAAGATCCTGAATGTGGAAAAAGCCCGAACCGACAAGATGCTCAACAACGAGGAAATCCGTGCAATCATCACGGCCCTGGGCGTAGGCGTCGGCAAGGACGATCTCAAGATCGAAAACCTCCGTTACCACAAGGTCATTATCATGACCGATGCTGACGTGGACGGGGCCCATATTCGCACGCTGCTGCTGACGTTCTTCTTCCGGCAGATGCCCGAACTGATTCGTCGCGGTCATCTCTACATCGCACAGCCGCCGCTCTTCCTGGTGAGAAAGGGCAAGAAGTCGCGATACCTGAGCACAGAAGACGAGCTTTCGAAGTTCCTGCTGGAGACGATTCTGGATTCTGTCAGCGTGACCTCGCAGGTGAACGGTTCTGACAAGCGGTCGGCGGCCAATCTCAAGACACTCACCAAGGCGCTCCGTTCGGCGCAAGACCGCGCTCGGTTGTTCTCGCGCATCGAGCGCGTCTATGGTGCGCCGCGCGCATCCATCTTGAAATGTCTGCGCCTCATTAAGGACAAGCACCTCGAACCAACCAGCATTAGCGAGTTGGACATTGCCGATTTCTTCCCGGGCCTTGAGATTATCAACACCTACCATGAGCAGATGGATCTCGCCGAGGGAAACAGCAATGGGAACGGAAACGGCAATGGCAACGAACGTCCGCGTCTTGCGCGCCGTGACGGACAAGTCGACCTGGCATTTCTGCACAGTCATGAATTTTCCGTGCTGGCGTTGCACAACGAAGACATCGCGGCGCTCGGCGACGCGCCCTATCGCATCGAAAACAGCAACAAAGATGTGCTTCTGGAAACCGACGATTTGATGCAGGTCAACACCTATCTTCACGACCTTGGAAAGAAGGGTTTGGAGATTCAACGCTACAAGGGCTTGGGTGAAATGAATCCCGAGCAGCTCCATGAAACGACCATGGCACAAGACAAGCGCACGGTGTTGCGCGTGAATGCCGACGACGATGCGGCCGCGGACACCATGTTTGTAACCTTGATGGGCGATTTGGTGGAACCGCGCAAGAACTTTATCGAGAAGTATGCTTTGGATGTCCGGAATCTGGACACGTAGCCGCGTTCATCGCAGGCAGTAGTAGGATCGCGAAGAGCCAAAGGGAAACCCGGGACCGACATGGAAACGCCAAGCGAACGTATCATTCCAATCGCAATCGAACAAGAGCTTAAGACCTCGTTTCTCGATTATTCGATGAGCGTGATCGTAAGCCGCGCGCTCCCCGACGTGCGTGACGGATTGAAACCCGTCCACCGGCGAATTCTCTATGCGATGCACGAACTTGGGCTGGTGAACAACAAGCCCTACCGCAAATCGGCGGCCATCGTTGGCGATGCCATGGGTAAATACCACCCTCATGGCGACCAGGCCATCTACGACACCCTCGTGCGCATGGCCCAACCGTGGGCGATGCGTTATCCCCTGATTGACGGTCAGGGTAACTTTGGCTCCATCGACGGCGACAGTCCCGCGGCCATGCGATATACCGAAGCGCGCATGGCGGCCGTGACTGCCGAAATGTTGAAAGACATCGAAAAGGAAACCGTCGAGACCCAGGACAACTACGACAGCCGTTTGCAGGAGCCGATCGTACTGCCGTCGGCCATTCCGAATCTCTTGGTCAACGGCTCCTACGGAATTGCCGTGGGTATGGCGACGAGCGTTCCTCCGCATAATCTGACGGAAGTCTGCGAC contains these protein-coding regions:
- the gyrB gene encoding DNA topoisomerase (ATP-hydrolyzing) subunit B is translated as MAEKTYTGDNIQILEGLAAVRKRPAMYIGDTGTRGLHHLVYEVVDNSIDEALAGYCSRVDVKVHIDNTISVIDDGRGIPVDKSPRFKGKTALEVVLTVLHAGGKFDNESYKVSGGLHGVGVSCVNALSEWLEAEVKKDGQVHFMSFKRGVPVGPLEVRGKTKSTGTRITFKPDGDMFEDTTFNAATLLTRLRELAFLNKNVKIVFEDERTDAEAEVLQYKGGIIEFVSYLNANKEALHRKPIYLELEKDSVQCEVSMQYTTSYSDVIMSFANNINTHEGGTHLSGFKTALTKAINDYAKKNNLLKKNDYAITGDDTREGLTAIISVRLHNPQFEGQTKMKLGNSEVQGIVNSMVYEGLQTYFEENPTVANRIVSKCTDAARAREAARKAKELTRRKGALDSWSLPGKLADCSEKDPSLCELYIVEGDSAGGSAKQGRDRKYQAILPIRGKILNVEKARTDKMLNNEEIRAIITALGVGVGKDDLKIENLRYHKVIIMTDADVDGAHIRTLLLTFFFRQMPELIRRGHLYIAQPPLFLVRKGKKSRYLSTEDELSKFLLETILDSVSVTSQVNGSDKRSAANLKTLTKALRSAQDRARLFSRIERVYGAPRASILKCLRLIKDKHLEPTSISELDIADFFPGLEIINTYHEQMDLAEGNSNGNGNGNGNERPRLARRDGQVDLAFLHSHEFSVLALHNEDIAALGDAPYRIENSNKDVLLETDDLMQVNTYLHDLGKKGLEIQRYKGLGEMNPEQLHETTMAQDKRTVLRVNADDDAAADTMFVTLMGDLVEPRKNFIEKYALDVRNLDT